A stretch of Paenibacillus sp. URB8-2 DNA encodes these proteins:
- a CDS encoding chromate transporter, which produces MRPTQKDYIELVVSMCRTGIIGYGGGPSVIPLIRHDAVIRYKWLSDEEFGETLALANALPGPIATKMAAYLGYKRKGAWGAFLAVIAHILPSVLAMILLLSAVNYLAGSKVVKGMIAAVSPVIAVMLGVMAYEFAKKAVKGLGIAAGAAFMLLALLLLEVLHVHPAIVIVLFLAYGAVHYRAVAGRRGSQGKKEGTP; this is translated from the coding sequence TTGAGACCGACTCAAAAAGATTATATAGAGCTTGTCGTTTCGATGTGCAGAACAGGAATTATCGGCTACGGCGGCGGCCCTTCGGTAATTCCGCTGATCCGCCATGACGCCGTCATCCGGTATAAGTGGCTCAGCGACGAGGAGTTTGGAGAAACGCTGGCGCTGGCCAACGCGCTGCCGGGACCGATTGCGACCAAAATGGCCGCTTATTTAGGATACAAGCGCAAAGGGGCATGGGGAGCGTTCCTCGCCGTAATTGCGCATATTTTGCCCAGCGTTCTTGCCATGATTCTGCTGTTGTCCGCCGTTAACTACCTGGCCGGCTCGAAGGTCGTCAAGGGAATGATCGCCGCCGTATCGCCCGTCATCGCCGTCATGCTCGGCGTCATGGCGTACGAATTTGCGAAAAAGGCCGTCAAGGGCCTCGGCATCGCAGCCGGAGCGGCCTTCATGCTGCTCGCCCTGCTCCTGCTTGAGGTGCTGCATGTCCATCCGGCTATCGTCATCGTGCTGTTTCTCGCTTACGGCGCCGTGCATTACCGGGCTGTGGCCGGCCGCCGCGGCAGTCAAGGAAAGAAGGAGGGAACGCCATAA
- a CDS encoding chromate transporter yields MEWIKLIIGFFIANLLGYGGGPSSIPLMYEEIVPHYHWLTDGEFSNMLALGNALPGPIATKVAAYVGFQIYGWAGVLAALLATVLPSAAALIVLLRVLQKYRQSKVVKGMTLLVQPVIAIMMAVLTWQMGKGPAASIGIWQTLIIAAIAFWAMERRKIHPALVILAAFVYGGLVLRYSM; encoded by the coding sequence ATGGAATGGATTAAACTGATTATCGGATTCTTTATCGCCAATCTGCTCGGCTACGGCGGCGGACCTTCCTCCATTCCGCTCATGTATGAAGAAATCGTCCCACATTACCACTGGCTGACAGACGGGGAATTCTCCAACATGCTGGCGCTGGGCAACGCGCTGCCCGGACCGATCGCCACCAAGGTGGCGGCTTACGTCGGCTTCCAGATTTACGGCTGGGCGGGAGTGCTTGCGGCGCTGCTGGCCACGGTCCTGCCGTCGGCCGCCGCCCTGATCGTTCTGCTGCGGGTGCTGCAAAAATACCGCCAGTCCAAGGTTGTCAAAGGGATGACGCTGCTCGTCCAGCCTGTTATCGCCATCATGATGGCCGTATTGACCTGGCAGATGGGAAAAGGGCCCGCCGCTTCCATTGGAATTTGGCAGACCCTGATCATTGCGGCCATCGCGTTCTGGGCAATGGAACGCCGCAAAATCCATCCCGCTCTCGTCATTCTCGCCGCATTTGTCTATGGCGGACTTGTGCTCAGGTACAGCATGTAG
- the ggt gene encoding gamma-glutamyltransferase, whose amino-acid sequence MTKRPVIGTKTMVVSPHYLASAAGARILQKGGNAFDAAVAVSAALAVVYPHMTGLGGDAFWLTYSADEGRVQAYNGSGRSGYGVHRGRFVGEAAIPRRGARSAVTVPGMADSWDAVLSRYGRLSLAEVLEAAIDYASTGFPLSPDQHANTVLAGASLSPEAAAIYMPGGRIPKAGEKFVQKDLARSLSILASGGRDAFYKGEIAGAICDGLAEAGGYLLREDFADHRGNWCEPIRTDYHGYTVHQAPPNSQGFAALMALNILEKFDFSGIQHGSYEYYHLLVEAIKASFRDRDSVLTDPEFSEIPLNRLLDKTYAAQLAALISPRSAAALSSEPTGRDTAYAAVVDAEGNAVSFIQSLYFEFGSGAAPGGTGILLQNRGSFFSLDPAAVNTLEPHKRTFHTLMPAMACRDGKPAILYGTQGGEGQPQTQTLLLTRMLHYGMNPQQAVDEPRFVWGRTWGEPTQELTVESRVGDAVLEELAAAGHKVRKAADYDGLAGHAHVISIDDNGYRSGGTDPRCDGAAIGW is encoded by the coding sequence ATGACAAAGCGACCGGTAATCGGTACAAAAACGATGGTAGTCAGCCCGCATTACCTGGCGTCCGCCGCAGGTGCGCGGATTTTGCAAAAGGGCGGGAACGCCTTCGACGCGGCGGTGGCCGTCAGCGCGGCGTTGGCGGTCGTCTACCCGCATATGACGGGCCTTGGCGGCGATGCCTTCTGGCTGACTTACAGCGCTGATGAAGGCCGTGTCCAGGCCTATAACGGCAGCGGCCGCTCCGGTTACGGGGTGCACCGCGGCCGGTTCGTCGGTGAAGCCGCGATTCCGCGGCGGGGCGCCCGCAGCGCGGTTACCGTGCCCGGCATGGCCGACAGCTGGGACGCAGTGCTGAGCCGGTACGGTCGTCTGTCGCTGGCGGAGGTACTGGAGGCCGCGATCGATTACGCGTCTACAGGCTTTCCGCTGTCGCCGGATCAGCATGCCAATACCGTGCTTGCCGGCGCTTCGCTGTCGCCTGAGGCGGCAGCCATCTATATGCCGGGCGGACGGATTCCGAAGGCCGGAGAGAAGTTCGTGCAGAAGGACCTGGCCCGGTCGCTTTCCATTCTGGCTTCCGGGGGCCGCGACGCCTTTTATAAAGGAGAAATCGCCGGGGCGATTTGCGACGGGCTGGCAGAGGCCGGCGGTTACTTGCTCCGCGAGGACTTTGCCGACCACCGGGGTAACTGGTGCGAGCCGATCCGGACGGATTATCACGGCTATACCGTCCATCAGGCTCCGCCCAATTCACAAGGATTCGCCGCGCTGATGGCGCTGAATATATTGGAAAAGTTTGACTTCAGCGGCATTCAGCATGGTTCGTATGAATATTATCATCTTCTCGTAGAAGCGATCAAGGCCAGCTTCCGCGACCGCGACTCGGTGCTTACCGATCCCGAATTCAGTGAGATTCCGCTGAACCGGCTGCTGGATAAGACTTACGCGGCACAGCTTGCGGCATTGATTTCGCCCCGCAGCGCAGCCGCGTTGTCCAGCGAGCCTACCGGCCGGGATACGGCCTATGCGGCGGTTGTGGATGCGGAAGGCAATGCGGTTTCCTTCATCCAGAGCCTGTACTTCGAATTCGGGTCGGGAGCCGCCCCGGGCGGCACCGGCATTCTGCTGCAGAACCGGGGCTCCTTCTTCTCGCTGGACCCGGCCGCGGTCAACACGCTGGAGCCGCATAAGCGGACTTTCCATACGCTGATGCCAGCGATGGCCTGCCGGGACGGCAAGCCCGCTATCCTTTACGGTACCCAGGGCGGCGAAGGCCAGCCGCAGACCCAGACGCTGCTGCTGACCCGGATGCTGCATTACGGGATGAATCCCCAGCAGGCGGTCGACGAGCCGCGGTTTGTCTGGGGCAGAACGTGGGGCGAACCGACCCAGGAGCTGACCGTGGAGAGCAGAGTTGGGGACGCTGTGCTGGAAGAACTGGCAGCAGCCGGCCACAAGGTGCGGAAGGCGGCGGACTATGATGGACTTGCCGGCCATGCCCATGTAATCAGCATTGATGACAACGGCTACCGCAGCGGCGGGACCGATCCGCGCTGTGACGGAGCCGCCATCGGCTGGTAG
- a CDS encoding amidase, with protein MSLDNRYGAFIDPGLEVQPLARGSLDGVTFAVKDVFAIKGHASSAGNPDWLLSHSAAAEHAEAVRRLLMAGAALRGAAHTDELMYSLGGENVHYGTPVNPRGKGRIPGGSSSGSAVAVAAGSVDCALGTDTGGSIRVPSAYCGIYGFRPSHGAVEMSGVIPLAPQFDTVGWMAGSPELLLRVGKVLLEGMHRGENTAETAAGPDAAAGGEAVLGMKNMSTLFVARDAWSLAEPESAGVLSGALKLLQAGAGRSMDTEVAPEGLKAWMDVFRELQGSEIWETHGSWVRKQRPTFGPDIAARFALAEELYGQNHDAAESFRKEVAVRLGNMLGEDGALVIPTVPGAAPLSGGDAAQLEFNRSGAMSLCCIAGLAGLPQITLPVNGPGGLPLGLSIIGGFGQDLRLLAWANQIWKPALV; from the coding sequence ATGAGCTTGGACAACCGGTATGGAGCGTTTATCGATCCCGGACTTGAGGTCCAACCGCTTGCGCGCGGCTCTCTGGACGGAGTGACGTTTGCGGTTAAAGATGTATTTGCAATCAAGGGGCATGCCTCGTCGGCCGGTAATCCGGACTGGCTGCTCAGCCATTCGGCGGCGGCGGAGCATGCCGAAGCGGTTCGCCGTCTGCTGATGGCGGGGGCTGCTCTCAGGGGAGCTGCCCATACGGATGAACTGATGTACAGCCTCGGCGGGGAGAATGTTCATTACGGAACGCCGGTGAACCCGCGCGGGAAGGGAAGAATTCCCGGCGGATCATCCAGCGGCTCGGCGGTCGCTGTCGCCGCGGGAAGCGTCGACTGCGCGCTCGGAACGGATACGGGAGGCTCGATCCGCGTACCGTCCGCGTACTGCGGTATCTATGGTTTCCGGCCGAGTCACGGAGCGGTCGAAATGAGCGGCGTAATTCCGCTTGCTCCGCAGTTCGATACCGTCGGCTGGATGGCGGGGAGCCCTGAACTGCTCCTACGGGTCGGCAAAGTGCTGCTCGAAGGCATGCATAGAGGAGAGAATACGGCGGAGACAGCAGCTGGCCCGGACGCAGCGGCAGGCGGCGAGGCTGTTCTTGGTATGAAGAACATGAGCACACTGTTTGTCGCCAGGGATGCCTGGAGTCTGGCGGAACCGGAAAGCGCCGGAGTATTGTCCGGCGCATTGAAGCTTTTGCAGGCCGGCGCCGGGCGGAGTATGGACACCGAAGTTGCTCCAGAAGGGCTTAAGGCATGGATGGATGTCTTCCGGGAGCTTCAGGGCAGTGAAATATGGGAGACGCACGGAAGCTGGGTCCGGAAGCAGCGTCCGACGTTCGGGCCGGATATCGCCGCCCGCTTTGCCTTGGCGGAAGAACTGTACGGACAGAATCATGACGCTGCCGAGTCGTTCCGGAAGGAAGTCGCTGTCCGTCTCGGCAATATGCTTGGCGAGGACGGGGCGCTGGTCATTCCGACGGTGCCCGGAGCGGCGCCACTGTCCGGAGGAGATGCGGCTCAGCTGGAGTTTAACCGCAGCGGAGCCATGTCGCTCTGCTGCATCGCTGGCCTGGCCGGCCTTCCGCAAATTACACTCCCGGTCAATGGTCCCGGCGGTCTTCCGCTCGGACTGTCCATAATCGGAGGCTTCGGCCAGGATCTGCGCCTGCTGGCATGGGCGAACCAAATCTGGAAGCCGGCGCTGGTTTGA